One part of the Podarcis muralis chromosome 3, rPodMur119.hap1.1, whole genome shotgun sequence genome encodes these proteins:
- the EXOC8 gene encoding exocyst complex component 8 has protein sequence MALSVGEGAAGGGGGGGGGGSRLRRQLESGSYAAEEYVKQLSQQSDGDRDLQEHRQRIQALSEETAQSLKRNVYQNYRQFIETAREISYLESEMYQLSHILTEQKGIMEAVTQALLQQASAADRDDPALGGARRAAADPHTNPFLALSAKDNAASDEGRQRTLTTLLEKVEGCRDLLPESPGKYLVYNGDLVEYDADHMVQVQRVHAFLMNDCLLVAAWLPNRRGAYRYDALYPLDGLAVVNVKDNPPMKDMFKLLMFPESRIFQAENAKIKKEWLEVLEETKRNRVLSEKRRLEQEAPVRAPPPSPPEATNPFEEEDEEEATPEEEVVDLSLEWIQELPEDLDVCIAQRDFEGAVDLLDKLNEYLGDKPVTQPVRELRTKVDERVRQLTDVLVFELSPDRSLRGGPRATRRAVSQLIRLGQSTKACELFLRNREAAVHTAIRQLRIEGATLLYIHKLCHVFFTSLLETAREFETDFAGNSGCYSAFVVWARSAMRMFVDAFSKQVFDSKESLSTAAECVKVAKEHCKQLSEIGLDLTFIIHTLLVKDIKGALQSYKDIIMEATKHRNSEEMWRRMNLMTPEALGKLREEMKSCGVSNFDQYTGDDCWVNLSYTVVAFTKQTMTFLEEALKLYFPELHMVLLESLVEIILVALQHVDYSLRCEQDPEKKAFIRQNASFLHEIVLPVVEKRFEEGVGKPAKQLQDLRNTSKPVRVNPESTTSVV, from the exons ATGGCGCTGTCTGTGGGCGAGGGGGctgcgggcggcggcggcggcggcggcggcggcgggagccgTCTGAGGCGGCAGCTGGAGTCCGGCAGCTACGCGGCGGAGGAGTACGTGAAGCAGCTGTCTCAGCAGTCGGACGGCGACCGGGACTTGCAGGAGCACCGGCAGCGCATCCAGGCGCTGAGCGAGGAGACGGCGCAGAGCCTCAAGCGCAACGTCTACCAGAACTACCGGCAGTTCATCGAGACGGCGCGCGAGATCAGCTACCTGGAGAGCGAGATGTACCAGCTGAGCCACATCCTCACCGAGCAGAAGGGCATCATGGAGGCCGTCACCCAGGCCCTCCTGCAGCAGGCCAGCGCCGCCGACCGAGACGACCCGGCCCTGGGGGGCGCCCGGCGGGCCGCCGCCGACCCCCACACCAACCCCTTCCTGGCCCTCTCGGCCAAAGACAACGCTGCCAGCGACGAGGGCCGCCAGCGCACCCTCACCACCCTCCTGGAGAAGGTGGAGGGCTGCCGCGACCTGCTGCCGGAGAGCCCCGGCAAGTACTTGGTCTACAACGGGGACCTCGTGGAGTATGATGCCGACCACATGGTGCAGGTCCAGAGGGTACACGCCTTCCTCATGAACGACTGCCTGCTCGTGGCGGCGTGGCTCCCCAACCGGCGTGGCGCGTACCGGTACGATGCCCTTTACCCGCTGGATGGGCTGGCGGTGGTCAACGTCAAGGACAACCCGCCCATGAAGGACATGTTCAAGCTGCTCATGTTCCCCGAGAGCCGTATCTTCCAAGCGGAGAACGCCAAGATCAAgaaagagtggctggaagtgtTGGAGGAGACCAAGAGGAACCGGGTCCTCAGTGAGAAGCGGCGgctggagcaggaggccccagtgcgggcccctcccccctcccctccagaagCCACCAATCCttttgaggaggaggatgaagaggaGGCAACACCAGAAGAAGAAGTGGTGGATTTGTCCCTAGAATGGATTCAGGAGCTGCCCGAGGATCTGGATGTCTGCATTGCTCAGAGAGACTTTGAAGGGGCAGTTGATTTGCTAGATAAACTGAATGAGTACCTGGGAGATAAGCCTGTGACCCAGCCAGTTAGGGAACTACGAACAAAAGTGGACGAAAGAGTCCGACAGCTCACGGATGTGCTTGTGTTTGAACTTTCTCCGGATAGGTCTCTACGGGGTGGGCCTAGAGCTACCCGCCGAGCTGTTTCTCAGCTCATCCGCTTGGGTCAATCAACCAAAGCATGTGAACttttcttgaggaacagggaagcTGCAGTACACACAGCCATCCGCCAGTTGCGCATTGAAGGTGCCACTCTGCTGTATATTCACAAGCTCTGCCAtgtcttcttcaccagcctgttaGAGACTGCAAGGGAGTTCGAGACAGACTTTGCAGGCAACAGTGGATGTTATTCTGCCTTTGTTGTCTGGGCCCGATCTGCTATGAGGATGTTTGTGGATGCATTTAGCAAGCAGGTGTTTGACAGCAAGGAGAGCTTATCCACTGCTGCCGAGTGTGTGAAG GTGGCAAAGGAACACTGCAAGCAGCTCAGTGAGATTGGCTTGGATCTGACCTTCATCATTCATACCCTGCTAGTGAAGGATATCAAAGGGGCTTTGCAGAGCTACAAGGATATCATAATGGAGGCTACAAAACATCGTAACTCTGAAGAGATGTGGAGGAGAATGAACTTGATGACCCCTGAAGCTTTAGGAAAACTTAGAGAGGAGATGAAGAGCTGTGGTGTGAGCAATTTTGATCAGTACACTGGTGATGACTGCTGGGTAAATCTTAGCTATACTGTTGTGGCTTTCACCAAACAGACCATGACCTTCTTGGAGGAAGCTCTCAAACTGTACTTCCCAGAGCTGCATATGGTTCTGCTGGAAAGTCTGGTGGAGATAATCCTTGTGGCCCTCCAGCATGTTGATTACAGTTTACGCTGTGAACAGGACCCTGAGAAGAAAGCATTCATCAGGCAGAATGCATCTTTCCTTCATGAAATTGTCCTTCCTGTTGTGGAGAAGAGGTTTGAGGAAGGAGTAGGGAAACCGGCTAAGCAGCTGCAAGATCTGAGGAATACTTCAAAACCGGTGCGTGTTAATCCTGAAAGTACTACCTCTGTAGTGTGA
- the SPRTN gene encoding DNA-dependent metalloprotease SPRTN: MEGWKEREARLSTPPRASCLAHALEFEEFATASWLASCLGEMDGDFLLALRLQAEWEAEDGEAQGAKAVVAAASPAASPGSPARPLSVVDSAWELLDPSPDVRGLFLQFNETLFWGRLAAVEVKWSPRMTLCAGVCCYEGRGGMCSIRLSEPLLKLRPRKDLVETLLHEMIHALLFVTNNDKDHESHGPEFCKHMHRINRLTGANITIYHEFHDEVDSYRQHWWRCNGPCQNKKPYFGYVKRAMNRAPSANDFWWAEHQQTCGGTYTKVKEPENYTKKGKEKVPQSKFLADGKGNANGGNMQNLIPFSGKGYILGGKSTLSPSERTTSPSNDKNRLLLSSQHDSPSGLIRLNPQNASISSSFPSEGDKKNFASYVTLPKVSVANKKAYTNVNGSPIKHVSFNGGRSKSSPINVTWDLPSKTTPVKSISGPSTSTPKPHSSSHRNSSTPSGGPTKRAKMEDTAAFEKYFIHKTDPELTSPSLKRKHEPIASERPATSASDENRKVSCPVCSSEVLEAKINEHLDSCLQDTLT; the protein is encoded by the exons ATGGAGGGTTGGAAGGAAAGGGAGGCGCGCCTCAGTACTCCTCCTAGGGCAAGTTGTTTGGCGCATGCGCTGGAGTTTGAAGAGTTCGCGACCGCCAGCTGGCTGGCATCCTGCCTGGGCGAGATGGACGGCGACTTCTTGCTGGCCCTCCGGCTGCAGGCGGAGTGGGAGGCAGAGGACGGGGAAGCTCAGGGGGCCAAGGCGGTGGTTGCCGCCGCCTCCCCTGCCGCCTCGCCCGGTTCCCCGGCGCGGCCGCTCTCCGTCGTGGACAGCGCCTGGGAGCTGCTGGACCCGAGCCCCGACGTGCGAGGCCTCTTCCTGCAGTTCAACGAGACGCTCTTCTGGGGCCGCCTGGCAGCCGTGGAAGTGAAGTGGAGCCCGCGCATGACGCT GTGTGCAGGAGTTTGCTGCTATGAAGGCCGTGGTGGAATGTGCTCCATCCGGCTCAGTGAACCACTTTTGAAGTTGCGGCCAAGAAAGGATCTTGTAGAG ACCCTGTTACATGAAATGATTCATGCCTTGTTATTTGTCACTAATAATGACAAAGATCATGAATCCCATGGCCCGGAATTCTGCAAACACATGCATCGGATAAACCGCCTAACTGGAGCCAATATTACA ATCTATCATGAGTTTCATGATGAAGTGGATTCCTATCGCCAGCACTGGTGGCGATGCAATGGTCCATGTCAAAATAAAAAGCCATATTTTGGCTATGTGAAGCGTGCAATGAATAGAGCACCGTCTGCAAATGACTTCTGGTGGGCTGAGCACCAACAGACGTGTGGAGGTACATATACCAAGGTCAAGGAGCCAGAGAACTACACCAAGAAAGGCAAAGAGAAGGTCCCACAATCAAAATTCCTAGCTGATGGCAAAG GAAACGCTAACGGAGGCAATATGCAGAACCTAATTCCTTTTAGTGGAAAAGGATatatccttggaggaaaaagcacTCTGTCACCATCAGAGAGGACCACAAGTCCAAGCAATGATAAGAACAGATTGCTGCTCAGTTCGCAGCATGATTCACCTTCTGGTTTGATAAGATTGAATCCTCAAAATGCAAGCATATCCTCATCATTTCCTTCTGAAGGTGAtaagaagaactttgcttcctaTGTTACACTCCCTAAAGTATCAGTTGCTAACAAAAAAGCGTACACTAATGTTAATGGCTCGCCCATTAAACATGTTTCTTTTAATGGAGGAAGATCAAAGTCAAGCCCTATAAATGTTACATGGGATTTACCCTCGAAGACGACACCAGTAAAAAGCATTTCTGGACCATCTACTTCAACTCCAAAACCCCATAGTTCATCTCATAGAAATAGCAGCACACCCAGTGGTGGACCAACAAAACGGGCAAAAATGGAAGACACTGCTGCCTTTGAAAAATACTTTATACATAAAACAGATCCAGAGTTGACCAGCCCTTCTTTGAAGAGAAAGCATGAACCAATAGCCTCAGAAAGGCCAGCTACTTCTGCCagtgatgagaacagaaaagttTCCTGCCCTGTCTGCAGTTCTGAAGTTTTGGAAGCTAAAATTAATGAACATCTAGATTCCTGTCTCCAAGATACCTTAACATGA